The following are encoded in a window of Thunnus albacares chromosome 9, fThuAlb1.1, whole genome shotgun sequence genomic DNA:
- the ccdc181 gene encoding coiled-coil domain-containing protein 181: MTEVVHTKSQEEYEDDFEKDLDWLISEEDRSEDQGPDYEDIEAEIDKELEEDEKHQRMKRKEKGNKEEKSGNKTEELEEDEERWPSPMEPLEYDSDGDSPHKSSPIVPPPPGMDDQTEEDKKYILEKIQQANRELQDQEAPDMTRHRRLHFKETLVDLVVPPLQFEKDGNSEVEGRKDSKDRAKDAEEVSGKLSELKLSPREKSVGGCGGCSRTGDNSERGQGLKESRVLVEKDGKFDFVSLKEVESQGLLPPIANSYSSLEQTVSPSKIHTSSFSPHSRVGSSRFQQAVNHLQAPRPPAQPRNRPSSASHSQRGSQRRDTRRRVQSATGTPCQATYILTPEQKELRQKIQERKEKLTREAEQRKLEEEEQKKQENELAFKAWLMRKREQLQGERRIHRAQEMERMNSKRDSCDPEEAFRLWLQRKQEQQQRERQLVELKRLEEDGGYLLRSREDCERAFKLWLKRKREEKRAEQQAARERSRRLVLEERRARRMRDLMCTASETKSFRFTEQLAYRF, from the exons ATGACTGAGGTGGTTCACACAAAGTCCCAGGAGGAGTATGAGGACGACTTTGAGAAGGATCTAGACTGGTTGATCAGTGAGGAAGATCGGAGCGAGGACCAG GGTCCTGACTATGAGGACATAGAGGCAGAAATTGACAAAGAActggaggaggatgagaagCATCAAAGAATGAAACGGAAGGAGAAAGGCAATAAGGAGGAGAAGAGTGGCAACAAAACAGAGGAGttagaagaagatgaagagaggtGGCCCTCACCTATGGAGCCACTGGAGTACGACTCAGATGGAGACAGCCCACATAAGTCGTCACCTATAGTCCCACCTCCTCCGGGGATGGATGACCAGACAGAAGAGGACAAAAAGTACATTCTGGAGAAGATCCAGCAAGCCAATCGGGAGCTGCAGGACCAGGAAGCTCCAGATATGACACGGCACAGGCGGCTGCATTTTAAAGAGACGCTGGTGGACCTGGTGGTGCCTCCGCTGCAGTTTGAGAAAGATGGCAACAGTGAGGTGGAAGGGCGAAAGGACAGTAAGGATAGAGCTAAGGATGCAGAGGAAGTGTCAGGGAAACTGTCTGAGCTGAAACTCTCCCCCCGAGAGAAAAGTGTAGGTGGATGTGGAGGATGCAGCAGGACTGGGGACAACAGTGAGAGAGGGCAGGGGCTAAAGGAGAGCAGAGTCCTTGTAGAAAAAGATGGGAAGTTTGACTTTGTCAGCCTGAAAGAGGTGGAGAGTCAAGGCCTTCTCCCTCCCATAGCAAACAGCTACAGCTCCCTGGAGCAGACTGTGAGCCCCAGTAAGATCCAcacttcctccttctctcctcatTCTCGCGTTGGGTCTTCTCGCTTCCAGCAGGCCGTCAATCATCTACAGGCCCCAAGACCTCCAGCACAACCAAGGAACAGGCCCAGCTCAGCCAGCCACAGCCAAAGAGGCAGCCAGAGGAGAGACACCAGGCGGCGGGTGCAGTCGGCCACCGGGACACCCTGTCAGGCCACCTACATCCTCACTCCCGAGCAGAAAGAGCTGCGGCAGAAGATccaggagaggaaggagaagctGACCAGAGAG gcagagcagaggaaacttgaggaagaagagcagaagaagcaggagaACGAGCTGGCGTTCAAGGCCTGGCtgatgaggaagagagagcagcTTCAGGGGGAGAGAAGGATCCACCGAGCCcaagagatggagagaatgaATTCTAAG AGGGACTCCTGTGACCCAGAGGAGGCCTTCAGGTTGTGGCTTCAGAggaagcaggagcagcagcagagggagagacagcTGGTGGAGCTGAAGCGGCTGGAGGAGGACGGTGGTTACCTCCTACGCAGCCGCGAGGACTGTGAGCGTGCCTTCAAACT GTGGCTGAAGCGGAAGCGGGAGGAGAAGCGTGCAGAGCAGCAGGCGGCTCGCGAGCGTTCCCGCAGGTTGGTGCTGGAGGAGCGGCGCGCGCGACGCATGCGGGACCTGATGTGTACGGCCAGTGAAACCAAGTCATTCAGATTCACTGAGCAGCTGGCCTACCGCTTCTGA
- the prrg1 gene encoding transmembrane gamma-carboxyglutamic acid protein 1 — translation MGSVFLPADAAHSVLRRLRRANFLLEEMKQGNIQRECREEICTYEEAREAFENDEKTRRFWEEYVRESSPSGGLETVVGGVHSLYLIVPLLLVVLIIAAVAITVWRCQSRKRSQRSPSLGHSHHDHVLSVVSMDHWGRDYHHGDQSELSVHSSPAYPGSELTSGRGSAGDPPPSYEEAVGHADVHIETEPPPQYDDIVNSSTTNVTGGHEK, via the exons ATGGGGAGTG TGTTCCTGCCAGCGGACGCGGCGCACTCGGTGCTGCGGCGGCTGCGCAGGGCCAACTTCCTACTGGAGGAGATGAAGCAGGGCAACATCCAGAGGGAGTGCCGAGAGGAGATCTGCACCTATGAAGAGGCACGCGAGGCTTTCGAGAATGACGAAAAGACG agACGATTCTGGGAGGAATATGTGCGGGAGAGTAGTCCATCTGGAGGGCTGGAGACAGTGGTCGGCGGAGTTCACTCTCTCTACCTGATTGTGCCATTGCTGCTGGTTGTGCTCATCATCGCTGCTGTCGCCATCACAGTGTGGCGTTGCCAATCCCGCAAACGCTCACAGCGCAGCCCCAGCCTGGGACACTCACATCACGACCACGTCCTGTCAGTGGTCTCTATGGACCATTGGGGGAGGGATTACCACCACGGTGACCAATCAGAACTCAGCGTCCACAGCAGCCCAGCTTATCCAGGCTCAGAGCTCACATCAGGAAGAGGAAGCGCTGGTGACCCTCCACCGTCTTACGAGGAGGCTGTGGGCCATGCTGACGTCCATATAGAGACGGAGCCACCTCCACAGTATGACGACATAGTCAACTCCAGCACGACTAATGTCACCGGTGGCCATGAGAAGTAA
- the tmem47 gene encoding transmembrane protein 47, with amino-acid sequence MASSVSGTEEVRVSALTPLKLVGLVCVFLALCLDVGALLSQAWVTADDQYYLSLWVSCWKPVSSVSWSCNSTLTTDWQIATLALLLGGAALTLLSFLVALVSLCIGSRSRCYKPVAVMLFTAVVLQVCSLVLFPIKFIESVSLRVYHEFNWGYGLAWGSTIFSFGGAILYCLNPKNYEDYY; translated from the exons ATGGCTTCATCCGTGAGCGGCACAGAGGAGGTCCGGGTGTCGGCGTTGACGCCCCTGAAGTTGGTGGGACTGGTGTGCGTGTTTCTCGCCCTGTGCCTGGATGTCGGGGCCCTGCTGAGCCAGGCGTGGGTGACAGCGGACGACCAGTACTACCTGTCCCTGTGGGTGTCCTGCTGGAAGCCCGTCAGCTCCGTGTCGTGGTCCTGCAACAGCACGCTGACCACCG aCTGGCAGATCGCCACGCTGGCCCTGCTGTTGGGGGGGGCGGCCCTCACCCTGCTCTCCTTCCTCGTGGCTCTGGTGTCCCTGTGCATCGGCTCCAGGAGTCGCTGCTACAAGCCCGTGGCGGTCATGCTCTTCACTGCAG TGGTTCTTCAGGTGTGCAGCTTGGTCCTGTTCCCCATCAAGTTCATAGAGTCGGTCAGTCTGAGGGTGTACCATGAGTTCAACTGGGGCTACGGCCTGGCCTGGGGTTCCACCATCTTCTCTTTCGGAGGAGCCATCCTCTACTGCCTCAACCCCAAGAACTATGAAGACTACTACTAA
- the cpox gene encoding oxygen-dependent coproporphyrinogen-III oxidase, mitochondrial, with product MATIVFCSVNKTAQTTSRRCLISHLKGLANAGVSQLPLASTHSPSLSLLTGTRWFSRGTGVRFMSHGTAGRAAAGRSRRGALALSGAAAVTAAAAVAGFLANASHFQRAEMATKIPKAAEDKEQEGDILERCRGFMSLPVTDVGVLQGRKGEMRTRMEMLIMETQADFCKALEEVDGGKFKVDRWHRKEGGGGISCVLQDGKVFEKAGVNVSVVFGNLTEEAAKQMRSRGKVLKGKDGKLPFCAMGVSSVIHPKNPHIPTVHFNYRYFEIEEEDGSKQWWFGGGTDLTPVYINKEDAFHFHNTLKEACDKHHSQYYSDFKKWCDRYFYIRHRGETRGIGGIFFDDLDSPSQEEAFNFVKSCARTVVPCYLPIIYKHLKDPFTDEEKDWQQVRRGRYVEFNLVYDRGVKFGLATPGSRIESILMSLPLTARWEYMHEPAKGTQEAEMIEVLRNPKEWV from the exons ATGGCCACCATCGTCTTTTGCTCAGTTAACAAAACAGCTCAGACTACGTCTAGGCGATGTTTGATTTCACATTTAAAGGGGCTTGCTAATGCAGGAGTGTCGCAATTGCCGTTAGCCTCCACTCACAGCCCGTCGTTGTCATTGCTTACGGGAACAAGATGGTTTTCCAGGGGTACTGGCGTGCGGTTCATGTCCCATGGGACCGCAGGCAGAGCTGCAGCCGGGCGGAGCAGAAGAGGGGCCCTGGCGCTCAGCGGAGCCGCAGCAGTAACAGCTGCCGCGGCTGTAGCAGGGTTTTTGGCCAACGCTAGCCACTTCCAGCGTGCTGAAATGGCAACGAAAATACCCAAAGCCGCAGAGGACAAGGAGCAGGAGGGGGATATCTTGGAGAGATGCCGGGGGTTCATGTCTCTTCCGGTCACCGATGTCGGTGTGCTGCAGGGGAGGAAAGGGGAGATGCGTACGAGGATGGAGATGCTGATCATGGAGACGCAGGCCGACTTCTGCAAAGCCTTGGAGGAGGTGGACGGTGGGAAGTTCAAGGTGGACCGGTGGCACAGGAAGGAAG gtgGTGGAGGAATCAGCTGTGTGTTGCAAGATGGAAAGGTGTTTGAGAAGGCAGGAGTCAATGTGTCAGTGGTGTTTGGAAACCTCACAGAAGAGGCTGCCAAGCAGATGAGGAGCAGAGGGAAAGTCCTCAAAGGGAAAGATG GCAAGCTGCCATTCTGTGCCATGGGAGTGAGCTCCGTTATCCACCCCAAGAACCCCCACATCCCCACAGTGCACTTCAACTACAGATACTTTGAGATCGAGGAGGAAGATG gcTCTAAGCAGTGGTGGTTTGGTGGAGGAACGGACCTGACTCCAGTTTATATCAATAAAGAAGATGCCTTTCACTTCCACAACACCCTGAAGGAGGCCTGTGACAAGCACCATTCGCAGTACTACAGCGACTTCAAGAAATG GTGTGACAGATACTTCTACATCCGCCACAGAGGAGAGACTCGGGGTATAGGAGGGATCTTCTTCGATGACCTGGACAGCCCCAGTCAAGAGGAGGCATTCAACTTCGTCAAGAGCTGCGCCCGCACTGTGGTGCCGTGCTACCTGCCCATAATATACAAACACCTTAAAGACCCCTTTACTGATGAGGAGAAAGACTGGCAGCAGGTACGACGAGGCAG GTATGTGGAGTTCAACCTGGTGTATGACAGAGGAGTGAAGTTTGGCTTGGCCACACCTGGCTCCAGAATTGAGAGCATCCTCATGTCCCTCCCCCTCACTGCCAG GTGGGAGTACATGCACGAGCCTGCCAAAGGTACCCAAGAGGCTGAGATGATTGAAGTGTTACGAAACCCAAAGGAGTGGGTGTGA